A region of the Selenomonadales bacterium genome:
TATTGCCAAGCAGATAAAACGATCGTTCTTCTCTTGACTGAAACGATCATGGACGACGATAACGACGAATATCGTGCCAACATCAGAATGCGTGCTTTCGCCGTAACACCGAACAAGATTTTGACTCATGTTCAAACAAGCCGTGACGATCATTCTCGCGCGAGCAACCTCAGAGCGAAAAAAGGAGCTTTCGATGCAGCTCTTGACGATATCTTAACAGAGATCGCCCCGTCAAAAGAAAAGAAATAAAACGACAATATCCGCTTACCGTTTTCGGCAAGCGGATATTTTTTATAGGCATACAAAAAGGCTTACCTTTCGGTAAGCCTTTTAGCATTTTATTTGTTGCGATTCATAGCTGCTTCTGCTGCTGCCGTGAATACTACGTCAGTCGAGGAGTTAAGACCCGTTTCACAGGAGTCTTGGATCACACCGATGATGAAACCGATACCAACGACCTGCATTGCGATGTCGTTCGGGATACCGAAGAGTGCGCAGTTAAGCGGGATCAAGAGGAGCGAACCGCCTGCTACACCGGAAGCACCGCAAGCCGACAATGCGGATACGAAGCAAAGGATAACTTTAAGAGCGAACGGAACTTCGATACCGAGCGTATTAACGCAAGCGAGCGTCATAACAGCGATCGTGATCGCAGCACCTGCCATGTTGATCGTTGCGCCGAGCGGGATCGATACGGAGTAATTGTTTTTATCAAGACCAAGCTCTTCGCAAAGACGCATGTTAACAGGAATGTTAGCTGCGGAGCTGCGCGTAAAGAATGCCGGAATGAAGGATTCTTTGAGGCATTTGAATACGAGCGGGAACGGATTTTTGCCCGTCTGCGTGAATACGATGATCGGATTCACAACGAGTGCAACGAATGCCATGCAGCCAACCAATACAACGAGGAGTTTACCGTATTCAACGAATACTTCCGGACCGTTTTCAGTAACCGTCGTGAATACCAAGCCCATGATACCGAACGGAGCGCAGTTGATGACCCAACGAACAGCCTGCGATACAGCGTCGGAAACGTGCATCATGAAATTTTTCGTCGTGTCATTTGCTTTTCTAAGACCAAGACCGAAAATGATAGCCCAAGTCAAGATACCGAGGTAGTTCGCGTTCACGATGGAACCGACCGGGTTAGCAACGAGATTCATAAGGAGCGTTTTGAATACGTCCGTAATATCACTTGCTACGTTGAAGCCTTCTACCGCAGCTACTGCGCCGAGCGGGAGCGTGAGCGGAGTCATTTCGCAAGCGAGTACTGCAAGAAGCGACGCGGAGATCGTACCGATGAAATAGAGAACAACGATACGGCTCATCGTTTTGCCGCCGCCTTTTTTTGCATTGGCAACGGATGCAAGTACCAATACGAATACCAATACCGGTGCGATCGCTTTCAATGCACCTACGAAAAGGGAACCGAAAATGCCGATACCGGTTGCACTCGGGAATGCGATACCAAGAATAGTACCGACGATGAGACCAACGATAATGCGTTGAACTAAGCTCAACTTACTAAACATTTTTTCACATCTTCTTTCTTTATGTAATTTTGTATTTGCAACTGCTTATTCTGCACGTCTTAGAAGTGCCACACTTTCGACATGGCTCGTCTGCGGAAACATATCGACAGGCTGAACTTCTTCGGCACGATAGCCAAGCTCATTTAGCACAGCGATATCTCTGGCAAGAGAAGCAGGATTGCACGAAACGTATACGATACGTTCGGGGTTCATGCGGGCAAATGTTTCGAGAACGATCGGGTCACATCCGCTGCGCGGCGGATCGACGACGACGACATCGGCACGAACACCTTGTTCATAGAGCCGTGGCATGACTTCAACTGCATCACCGACGAGAAATTCCGCATTGGTGATACGGTTAGTTTCTGCATTTTTCTTCGCATCGCGAATGGCAGGTGCCACGATCTCTATCCCATATACTTTTTTTGCTTTTTGCGCCAAAAAGAGCGAGATCGTACCTGTACCGCAGTACGCATCAATGACCGTTTCATTTCCGTTTAAGTCCGCATATGCTAAAGCCTTTTGATAAAGAACGTCGGCTTGCGCCGTATGTACCTGGAAGAACGACTGTGCCGATATATCGAACATAAGCTTGCCAATACCGTCCTGTATCGTCTTCTGTCCCCATAGACAGTGTGTTTCCTGTCCCAAGATGACGTTGGTACGTTTCGGATTGATATTGTGCATGATACTGACGAGTGCAGGCACTTCACCCCGAAGACGAGCGACAAACTCCTCTGCCTTCGGAAGCGTCTTCGTTTTTGTCACGATGACTGCCATTGCTTGTCCGCCCGCACCGACGCGACCGATGATGTGGCGTACCACACCGCGATCGTCTTTTTCGCGATATGCGGGGATCTTCATCTCTGTCAATATCTTCGATGCCGCCTGTACGATATGATTGTTCGCGTCCATCTGAATATGACAATTTTCTGTCGCGATGATATCATGCGATCCTTTCGCATAACAACCGATGATCGTTCTGCCCTTCTTCTCCCCGACAGGGAACTGCATCTTGTTGCGATACAGCCACGGCGACGATGCACCGAGCGTCGGATGAACGGTAAGCGCAGTCTGCTTGCCAATACGCTGAAGCGCATCAACGACTTGCTGACGTTTGGCGATCAGCTGACCATCGTATGAAAGATGCTGAAGCTGACAGCCTCCGCACGTTTCATAGATAGGGCATATCGGCTCTACACGCTCTTCAGACGGAGCGATCACTCGGACGAGCGAACCCACCGCATAATTCTTCTTCACGAGCGTGATCTTTGCCAATACGACTTCGCCGACGAGTGCACCGGGAACAAAAACCGTAAAATCATCTTTACTCCCTACTCCTTCGCCACTATGTCCCAAACTGCGAATCGCGATCTCATATTGCTGATGTAACGTAACAGGACATTCTCGTTTCACAAGCGTTCTCCTTTTATGATCTTTATCAGGCTTTGTTATATAAGACAAACAGGGAGAAAGCCTCCCTATCTGCTTATTACGACAACATTTTCGCCAAGAGCTCGTTTACCATACCCGGGTTTGCTTTACCTTTGCTCTGGCGCATAACTTGACCGACCAAGAAGCCGATCGATTTTTTATTACCGTTTTTATAATCTTCGACCGGTTTCGGGTTATCAGCGATAACACGTTCTACGATCGCTTCGATCTCTTTTGTATCAGTGATCTGAACGAGACCTTTTTCTTCTACGATCTTCGCAGGATCGTCACCCGTTTTCCACATTTCTTCGAATACGGTTTTCGCGATCTTCGACGAGATCGTACCTTTGCCAATAAGCTTGATAAGGTCTGCCAACTGGCTTGCCTTAATGAGCATATCAGCAAGCGTTTTGCCTTCGTAGTTGAGATGCTTCGATACGTCACCCATGAGCCAGTTAGCCGCGAGTTTCGCATCGGCACCGGCCTGACATACTGCGTCGAAGTAGTCAGCCATCGCACGTGTTGCGGTGATAACACCTGCATCATATGCAGAAAGACCACATTCTTCTGTCAAGCGTTTGCGGCGCGCATCGGGAAGTTCGGGAAGCGATGCACGAATTTCTTCGATGCGTTCTTCGCTCGTTACGATCGGCACAAGGTCAGGCTCGGGGAAGTAGCGGTAATCGTGCGCTTGCTCTTTGCTGCGCATCGAGAGCGTGATACCTTTTGCTTCATCCCAAGTTCTCGTTTCCTGAATGATCTTGCCGCCTTCGTCGAGGATATCGGCTTGACGTTCGATCTCATATTCAAGAGCACGCTGAACCGTTTTGAACGAGTTAAGGTTTTTCATCTCAACTTTCGTACCGAATTTTTCTGCGCCCCATTCACGAAGCGATACGTTGACGTCGCAACGAAGACTGCCTTCTTCCATTTTGCAGTCGGATACTTCAACGTATTCGAGAATGCTCTTCATTTTCTCGAGGTATGCAACTGCTTCTTCAGGCGAGCGCATATCCGGTTCGGATACGATCTCGAGAAGCGGTACGCCTGTACGATTGTAGTCTACGTTCGAGTAGTCGGACGACGTGATCGTCGAGCCCGAGTGAACGAGTTTACCTGCGTCTTCTTCCATGTGTGCACGCGTGATACCGATGCGTTTCGTTTCACCGTTCACTTCAATAAAGAGATGACCGTGTTCAGCGATCGGAAGATCGAGTTGCGATGTCTGGAAGTTTTTCGGCAAGTCGGGATAGTAGTAGTTTTTACGGTCGAATTTGCTGAATTTCGAGATCTGACAATTGAGTGCAAGACCTGCTTTGATGCCGAATTCGACAACTTTTTCATTCAATACGGGAAGTACGCCCGGAAGACCAAGACATACAGGGCATACGTTCGTATTCTGCGGAGAGCCGAACGTCGTTGCACAACCGCAGAAGATCTTCGTATTCGTTTTCAGCTCGCTGTGTACTTCAAGACCGATAATTACTTCGTATTTCATTCGTTACCCTCCCCAACAGGTGCGACCTGGTTTGCATACGCATGATTCTGTTCAAACGTATAAGCCGCACGAATCAGTGTGTCTTCCGCAAGCGGTTTGCCGATCATCTGAAGACCGATCGGAAGTTTGCCCGCGAAACCGCACGGGACGGAGATAGCCGGTACGCCTGCCAAGTTGACAGGGATCGTGCAAACGTCCTGCAAGTACATTGCGATCGGATCAGCGATCATACCGCCGATCTTGAAGGCAGTCGTCGGTGCCGTCGGTGTAACGAGGATATCGACTTTTTCGAACGCACGTTCGAAGTCTTGTTTTACGAGCGTACGGATCTTGAGCGATTTCAAATAGTATGCATCGTAGTAGCCTGCGCTCAGCGCATACGTACCGAGCATGATGCGGCGTTTGACTTCGGGGCCGAACGCTTCACTGCGCGTTTTTTTGTACATGTCGACGATGTCCGTACCGTCTGCACGATAACCGAAGCTGACACCGTCATAACGTGCCAAGTTGGAGCTTGCTTCTGCCGGTGCTACGAGGTAGTAAGCCGACACAGCATACTGTGTATGAGGCATCGAAACTTCGACGATCTCTGCGCCGAGTGCTTCGAGCTCTTTTACTGCCGAACGGATAGATGCTTCGACTTCGGCATCCATACCTTCAACGAAGTATTCTTTCGGCAAACCGATCTTAAGACCTTTGATATCACATACGAGCGATTTCGTATAATCGGGTACGTCTGCGTTGATCGACGTGGAATCGCGATGATCGTAACCGCAAATCGCGTTCATAACGTGTGCGCAGTCTGTTACGTCACGAGTGATAGGACCGATCTGATCGAGCGACGATGCGAACGCAACAAGACCGTAGCGCGATACACGACCGTAGGTCGGTTTCATACCGACGACACCACAGAACGATGCCGGCTGACGGATCGATCCGCCCGTATCGGAGCCGAGTGCCCAAATCGCTTCACCTGCTGCAACTGCCGCCGCACTACCGCCGCTGGAACCGCCCGGTACTGCCGTCAAGTCCCACGGATTGCGCGTAACGTGGAACGCAGAGTTCTCTGTCGAACCACCCATAGCGAATTCGTCCATGTTTACTTTACCAAGCATAACAGGGCTGACTTCCTGCAACTTTTCCATAACAGTCGCATCGTAAGGCGGAACGAAGTTCGCAAGCATTTTCGACGAACAAGTCGTTTTGATGCCTTTCGTGCAGATATTATCTTTGATAGCGGCAGGGATACCTGCCAAGAACGGCACTGCTTCGCCGTTTGCAATACGTGCATCGACAGCCTGTGCCTGTGCCAGAGCCAGCTCACGCGTCTCGGTCACATATGCTTGTACACTATTTTCTACCGCATCCATGCGCGCCAACAAGTCGTTCGTCAATTCAACAGAAGAGATCTGTTTTGCTCTGAGCAACTCATTAAGTTCATGGGCTGTTTTCTGATATAAGCTCACGCGTTTTGCCTCCCTTATCCTTCAATTACTTTCGGTACTTTGAAATAACCGTCTTCCTGTTCGGGCGCATTCGAAAGTGCCAATTCGCGATCAAGCGAAGGACGGACTTCGTCTTTGCGCAGAACATTTTGAAGCGGCAATACGTGTGCAGTCGGCTGAATACCTTCTACATCAACTTGATTCAATACGTCTGCATACGCCAAAAAGGAGTTGAAATGTTCGGTGTACTTATCAAGCTCTTCTTCAGGAAAACTAAGACGCGCCAACTGTGCAACGCGTTCTACTTCCGCACGCGTAATTTTCATATTGTCACCATCCATCTTTCAAAATCTAAAAACGTAAATAACTTATATATTATACCATGTTTATCCGTAACTCGCACCCTATTTTTCAGCAAAAAGCGCAAGAAATTCCGCTTCATTCAGCACTGTAATGCCGAGCGACTGTGCTTTTGTCAATTTACTTCCCGCTTCGCGACCCGCAACGACATAGCTCGTCTTTTTACTGACGGAAGATGTCACTTTACCGCCGACAGCTTCGATCATCGCACCTGCTTCACTTCTCGTCAGCGTGTCAAGCGTGCCTGTCAAGACGAATGTCATACCCGCCAGTGTCGTCGCCGTCCGTTCTGCCTTT
Encoded here:
- the gatC gene encoding Asp-tRNA(Asn)/Glu-tRNA(Gln) amidotransferase subunit GatC, which produces MKITRAEVERVAQLARLSFPEEELDKYTEHFNSFLAYADVLNQVDVEGIQPTAHVLPLQNVLRKDEVRPSLDRELALSNAPEQEDGYFKVPKVIEG
- the sstT gene encoding serine/threonine transporter SstT, translating into MFSKLSLVQRIIVGLIVGTILGIAFPSATGIGIFGSLFVGALKAIAPVLVFVLVLASVANAKKGGGKTMSRIVVLYFIGTISASLLAVLACEMTPLTLPLGAVAAVEGFNVASDITDVFKTLLMNLVANPVGSIVNANYLGILTWAIIFGLGLRKANDTTKNFMMHVSDAVSQAVRWVINCAPFGIMGLVFTTVTENGPEVFVEYGKLLVVLVGCMAFVALVVNPIIVFTQTGKNPFPLVFKCLKESFIPAFFTRSSAANIPVNMRLCEELGLDKNNYSVSIPLGATINMAGAAITIAVMTLACVNTLGIEVPFALKVILCFVSALSACGASGVAGGSLLLIPLNCALFGIPNDIAMQVVGIGFIIGVIQDSCETGLNSSTDVVFTAAAEAAMNRNK
- the rlmD gene encoding 23S rRNA (uracil(1939)-C(5))-methyltransferase RlmD, translated to MKRECPVTLHQQYEIAIRSLGHSGEGVGSKDDFTVFVPGALVGEVVLAKITLVKKNYAVGSLVRVIAPSEERVEPICPIYETCGGCQLQHLSYDGQLIAKRQQVVDALQRIGKQTALTVHPTLGASSPWLYRNKMQFPVGEKKGRTIIGCYAKGSHDIIATENCHIQMDANNHIVQAASKILTEMKIPAYREKDDRGVVRHIIGRVGAGGQAMAVIVTKTKTLPKAEEFVARLRGEVPALVSIMHNINPKRTNVILGQETHCLWGQKTIQDGIGKLMFDISAQSFFQVHTAQADVLYQKALAYADLNGNETVIDAYCGTGTISLFLAQKAKKVYGIEIVAPAIRDAKKNAETNRITNAEFLVGDAVEVMPRLYEQGVRADVVVVDPPRSGCDPIVLETFARMNPERIVYVSCNPASLARDIAVLNELGYRAEEVQPVDMFPQTSHVESVALLRRAE
- the gatB gene encoding Asp-tRNA(Asn)/Glu-tRNA(Gln) amidotransferase subunit GatB, producing the protein MKYEVIIGLEVHSELKTNTKIFCGCATTFGSPQNTNVCPVCLGLPGVLPVLNEKVVEFGIKAGLALNCQISKFSKFDRKNYYYPDLPKNFQTSQLDLPIAEHGHLFIEVNGETKRIGITRAHMEEDAGKLVHSGSTITSSDYSNVDYNRTGVPLLEIVSEPDMRSPEEAVAYLEKMKSILEYVEVSDCKMEEGSLRCDVNVSLREWGAEKFGTKVEMKNLNSFKTVQRALEYEIERQADILDEGGKIIQETRTWDEAKGITLSMRSKEQAHDYRYFPEPDLVPIVTSEERIEEIRASLPELPDARRKRLTEECGLSAYDAGVITATRAMADYFDAVCQAGADAKLAANWLMGDVSKHLNYEGKTLADMLIKASQLADLIKLIGKGTISSKIAKTVFEEMWKTGDDPAKIVEEKGLVQITDTKEIEAIVERVIADNPKPVEDYKNGNKKSIGFLVGQVMRQSKGKANPGMVNELLAKMLS
- the gatA gene encoding Asp-tRNA(Asn)/Glu-tRNA(Gln) amidotransferase subunit GatA; this encodes MSLYQKTAHELNELLRAKQISSVELTNDLLARMDAVENSVQAYVTETRELALAQAQAVDARIANGEAVPFLAGIPAAIKDNICTKGIKTTCSSKMLANFVPPYDATVMEKLQEVSPVMLGKVNMDEFAMGGSTENSAFHVTRNPWDLTAVPGGSSGGSAAAVAAGEAIWALGSDTGGSIRQPASFCGVVGMKPTYGRVSRYGLVAFASSLDQIGPITRDVTDCAHVMNAICGYDHRDSTSINADVPDYTKSLVCDIKGLKIGLPKEYFVEGMDAEVEASIRSAVKELEALGAEIVEVSMPHTQYAVSAYYLVAPAEASSNLARYDGVSFGYRADGTDIVDMYKKTRSEAFGPEVKRRIMLGTYALSAGYYDAYYLKSLKIRTLVKQDFERAFEKVDILVTPTAPTTAFKIGGMIADPIAMYLQDVCTIPVNLAGVPAISVPCGFAGKLPIGLQMIGKPLAEDTLIRAAYTFEQNHAYANQVAPVGEGNE